From a region of the Trichoderma atroviride chromosome 6, complete sequence genome:
- a CDS encoding uncharacterized protein (EggNog:ENOG41) codes for MPRISPWLFRKANRQSPNVAALLPACRDIPSAINELRWLKEHVSGTTHIAKESLLARLCTKRGQGYPLQYILGSQPFGTLDIKCRSGVLIPRPETEAYTYHLADLIKSESLKIDGPKRDLGIVDFCTGTGCIPLLLYALLYRKFDHLEVLGVDISTQATKLARSNIDHNIMLGHLPDRQLNHDLGIMQEDIFQNEIIEKLEGRRWDVMVSNPPYISRRAWNYGGGQVGYSVRKYEPSLALVPGDDVPVPVDWNHEDVFYARLLEIACHLRPRAILLEIGDKEQARRVISRFLQHNLSINSEVQVWRDWPDLAPAGDKDCLLEVPVQDGSSRAIPIQGDGNIRSIFIRLDA; via the coding sequence ATGCCGCGAATCTCGCCATGGCTCTTCCGCAAGGCCAATCGCCAATCTCCCAATGTCGCTGCATTGCTTCCAGCATGTAGAGACATTCCTTCTGCCATCAACGAACTGCGATGGCTAAAAGAGCACGTCAGCGGCACTACACATATTGCCAAAGAAAGCTTGCTCGCACGGCTGTGCACGAAGAGGGGGCAAGGCTACCCTTTGCAGTACATCTTGGGATCTCAGCCATTTGGAACTCTCGATATCAAATGTCGCTCTGGTGTTCTAATACCAAGACCGGAGACTGAAGCATACACCTATCACCTTGCCGACTTAATCAAGTCTGAGAGCTTGAAGATTGATGGCCCGAAACGCGACTTGGGAATTGTCGACTTCTGCACGGGGACAGGATGTATACCGCTGCTTCTGTATGCGTTACTTTATCGGAAGTTTGATCACTTAGAGGTCCTTGGAGTGGATATATCTACTCAAGCCACAAAGCTAGCTAGGAGCAATATCGACCACAATATCATGCTTGGCCATCTCCCAGACCGTCAGCTGAATCACGACCTTGGCATCATGCAGGAGGATATCTTCCAGAATGAAATCATAGAGAAGCTAGAGGGACGTAGGTGGGATGTGATGGTGTCTAACCCTCCCTATATCTCCCGGCGAGCGTGGAATTATGGCGGTGGCCAGGTTGGATACTCTGTTCGCAAATACGAACCGTCTCTAGCTCTGGTTCCAGGCGACGATGTTCCGGTTCCTGTAGATTGGAACCACGAGGACGTCTTTTACGCGAGGCTTTTGGAGATTGCATGCCACCTCAGGCCGAGAGCCATACTGTTAGAGATTGGTGACAAAGAGCAGGCTCGTCGCGTCATATCCCGATTTCTTCAACACAATCTGTCAATCAACTCTGAGGTACAAGTCTGGAGAGACTGGCCCGATTTAGCTCCAGCGGGGGACAAGGACTGTTTACTGGAAGTCCCAGTGCAAGATGGATCCAGCCGAGCAATCCCGATACAAGGCGATGGTAACATACGATCCATTTTCATCAGGCTAGATGCATAG
- a CDS encoding uncharacterized protein (EggNog:ENOG41~TransMembrane:11 (o88-111i123-147o167-186i198-216o231-249i269-288o318-337i358-380o454-478i499-518o524-542i)) — protein MLDLVTDGLPDRDGGGAKHHDQPPAMATAAAATSTSTSTPRGGDASKSTTRRHEAWWRIHPFRGMVNDIRRRAPYYVSDWLDAWDYRVVPATVFMYFANILPALAFSLDMFQNTGSNYGVNEVLLASVLGSVVFSIFSAQPLVIVGVTGPITVFNSTVYNIMKPTGVNYLGFMAWIGIWSLILHWILAITNSCNWLRWVTRFPCDIFGFYVAFIYLQKGIQVLERLGSDSAFYLSIVAALLLFMVAYICSEFGSSSLFRHPIRVFLKDYGTPLTLVFFTGFVHIGRMSEVHLAVLPTSKAFEPTADRGWAVNFWDLSVGQIFTALPFAILLTILFWFDHNVSSLIAQGSEFPLRKPAGFHWDFFLLGITTGVAGILGLPFPNGLIPQAPFHTESLCVTKAVKQLDEKGEDKGAYTFETTHVVEQRVSNLAQGLLTLGTMTGPLLVVLHLVPHGVLAGLFFIMGVQALQANGITVKLLFLARDKNLTPANSPLKLIKRRIAIWIFVIIELVGFGATFAITQTIAAVGFPIIILLLIPLRALLLPSIFHPDELMALDEPTASDFTMEGIGGSWGGGRNEIQSSDEDTPIQSRSSSSSRRTNDASDDDAAACYKSQEDLAELGQVQNTQNTMTRRRSIDKRAGRLRRGSIVSDTA, from the exons ATGCTAGATCTCGTGACCGACGGCTTGCCGGacagagatggaggaggagcgaAGCACCACGACCAGCCgccagccatggccacagcggcagcggcaacatcaacatcaacatcaacaccaagaggCGGCGATGCGTCGAAATCGACGACACGGCGGCACGAGGCCTGGTGGCGCATCCATCCTTTCCGTGGCATGGTCAATGATATCCGTCGGAGAGCGCCTTACTACGTGAGCGACTGGCTCGACGCGTGGGATTATCGAGTGGTGCCCGCCACAGTCTTTATGTATTTTGCAAA CATTCTACCCGCTCTTGCTTTCTCGCTAGACATGTTCCAGAATACGGGATCCAACTACGGTGTCAACGAAGTTCTGCTGGCTTCTGTCCTGGGCTCTgttgtcttctccatcttttctGCTCAGCCACTTGTTATCGTTGGAGTAACTG GTCCCATTACGGTGTTTAATAG TACGGTATATAATATTATGAAACCAACTGGCGTCAACTATCTGGGATTCATGGCTTGGATAGGAAT ATGGTCTCTAATTTTACACTGGATCCTCGCTATTACCAACTCTTGCAACTGGCTTCGCTGGGTCACACGATTCCCCTGCgacatctttggcttctacGTAGCCTTCATCTATCTCCAAAAGGGCATTCAAGTTCTGGAGCGTCTTGGCAGCGACAGCGCCTTCTACCTCTCCATTGTCGCAGCGTTGCTGCTATTTATGGTGGCTTATATCTGCAGTGAATTTGGATCCAGCAGTCTCTTCAGACACCCAATTCGTGTCTTTTTGAAAGATTATGGGACACCACTGACTCTCGTCTTCTTTACCGGCTTTGTGCATATTGGCCGTATGTCTGAGGTGCACTTGGCGGTGCTCCCAACCAGCAAGGCGTTTGAGCCTACAGCGGATCGAGGCTGGGCTGTTAATTTCTGGGACTTGAGCGTTGGACAAATATTCACTGCGCTGCCATTTGCCATACTCCTAACTATCCTATTCTGGTTTGACCATAATG TGTCGTCCCTCATCGCACAGGGAAGCGAGTTCCCCCTGAGAAAGCCGGCTGGGTTCCATTGGgacttcttccttctcggcATCACCACTGGAGTGGCAGGCATTCTCGGATTACCCTTCCCCAACGGGCTGATCCCCCAAGCCCCTTTTCACACAGAATCCCTTTGCGTCACCAAAGCTGTCAAGCAGCTCGATGAGAAGGGCGAAGATAAAGGTGCATATACCTTTGAGACGACTCACGTTGTCGAGCAGCGGGTATCAAACCTGGCTCAGGGGCTTCTTACCCTTGGCACCATGACCGGTCCTCTTCTCGTGGTCCTTCATCTTGTCCCTCACGGAGTCTTGGCGGgactcttcttcatcatgggcGTCCAAGCCCTTCAGGCAAACGGCATCACAGTCAAATTACTCTTCCTGGCCCGTGACAAGAACCTGACGCCGGCAAATTCCCCTCTCAAGCTCATCAAACGCCGCATCGCCATATGGATTTTCGTAATCATCGAGCTGGTTGGCTTCGGCGCCACTTTCGCCATCACACAAACCATCGCCGCCGTGGGCTTCCCCATCATAATCCTACTCCTCATTCCCCTGCGCGCTCTCCTCTTGCCCAGCATCTTCCACCCAGACGAGCTGATGGCCCTCGACGAGCCGACCGCTTCAGACTTTACGATGGAAGGCATCGGCGGATCTTGGGGCGGTGGCCGAAATGAAATCCAGAGCAGCGATGAAGACACCCCCATACAGAGCAggtcatcgtcctcttcgcGCCGAACCAACGATgccagcgacgatgatgcaGCCGCTTGCTATAAAAGCCAAGAGGACCTGGCGGAGCTCGGCCAAGTCCAGAACACGCAGAATACCATGACTAGGAGGAGAAGCATTGATAAGAGGGCGGGCCGATTACGTAGAGGGAGCATAGTGTCAGACACGGCGTAA
- a CDS encoding uncharacterized protein (EggNog:ENOG41) — translation MSRCMFNSGLGPVSYLTRRRPAARHASMPVSMYTPAYRVMSFNPPNQLWSSQFGVRFGALASPQDASNTTATATTAATTATTISPHSSFSVQSDESWSQTSVSSTQTGVFSAGAVEDPLPPASYSNDVAAFDAARRPISLPGLNVAADTVNSVATTSSSGTDTNKAVEPPFTPLEFNISREQFLAARAAAPGTPESHWSYAMYHRNGENGAVDNVKVHYCESKATMERVCTEYFLDQDVIGLDLEWMAYARTADGPRRNVSLIQIASPSRIALFHIAVFKYGADLVPPSFRKIMENPKVSKVGVNIGPDCTRLRNHLGVNVQGIFELSHLYRIVKHFPHERRLIHKTLVSLATQVQDQLLLPLYKGEVRTGNWMRRLNPQQIDYAASDAYAGLQLYYVLEEKRKMLVPCPPRPHHAELRLPISLPDTPEEAKKKDDEDAALIADPCKTNVISKPKYPKPRVRKPKVSSTEVTTTEIATTEVTSTEVTSTGAPATKAPTPSRARSRRSLPKPIPVDTRDARVIAAEAQMKEYRAAKTTELKTAVPCLRAYYMWHRNEDLCPGDIAALLRDPPLLTSTVAHYVLDAIKAENLPYPVLRLHKEVIPHVDLSRSYWSKHTSLVQECTKLADQMKADMEKANETHE, via the exons ATGTCGAGGTGCATGTTCAATAGCGGGCTTGGGCCCGTTTCCTATTTAACCCGTCGTCGTCCGGCTGCGAGGCATGCCTCCATGCCCGTTTCCATGTATACACCTGCGTATAGAGTCATGAGCTTCAACCCTCCCAACCAGCTATGGAGTTCCCAGTTTGGCGTTCGCTTTGGGGCGCTGGCATCGCCGCAAGACGCGAGtaatactactgctactgcaaCTACTGCTGCAACTACTGCTACAACTATATCCCCTCattcttccttttctgtCCAAAGCGACGAGAGCTGGTCCCAGACCTCTGTAAGCTCGACGCAAACAGGCGTATTCTCGGCCGGGGCTGTTGAAGACCCACTGCCGCCAGCGTCATATTCAAACGATGTCGCTGCCTTTGATGCTGCTCGACGGCCGATTTCTCTGCCGGGTTTAAACGTCGCGGCCGATACAGTCAACAGCGTCGCCACCACATCCAGCAGTGGCACCGACACAAACAAGGCCGTCGAGCCGCCATTTACACCACTAGAGTTCAACATCTCCAGAGAGCAGTTTCTCGCCGCTCGTGCTGCCGCCCCTGGCACTCCAGAGTCCCACTGGTCATATGCCATGTACCATCGAAATGGTGAAAACGGGGCCGTTGACAATGTCAAGGTCCATTATTGTGAAAGTAAAGCCACCATGGAGCGCGTGTGCACAGAGTATTTCCTAGACCAAGATGTCATTGGCCTGGATCTAGAGTGGATGGCATACGCCAGGACGGCGGATGGGCCGCGGCGCAACGTCTCTCTCATCCAGATCGCGAGCCCGAGTCGCATTGCCCTGTTTCACATAGCAGTGTTCAAGTACGGCGCAGACCTTGTACCGCCGTCATTTCGCAAAATCATGGAGAATCCCAAAGTGAGCAAAGTCGGCGTCAACATCGGGCCAGACTGCACGCGTCTCAGGAACCACCTCGGCGTCAATGTCCAAGGCATCTTTGAATTGAGCCATCTCTACAGGATCGTCAAGCATTTCCCGCACGAGCGCCGCTTGATCCACAAGACCCTGGTGTCGTTGGCTACTCAGGTCCAAGACCAATTACTACTTCCTTTATACAAGGGAGAGGTACGGACTGGCAATTGGATGAGGCGGCTTAATCCACAGCAGATTGACT ATGCCGCATCCGACGCCTATGCCGGTCTCCAGCTTTACTATGTACTTgaagagaagcgaaagaTGCTCGTTCCTTGTCCTCCGAGACCACATCATGCAGAGCTACGGCTGCCTATTTCTCTTCCTGATACcccagaagaagccaagaagaaagacgatgaagatgctgctctaATAGCAGACCCTTGTAAAACGAATGTCATCTCTAAACCGAAGTATCCCAAACCTAGAGTTCGCAAACCTAAAGTCTCATCAACAGAGGTTACAACAACAGAAATTGCAACAACAGAAGTTACATCAACAGAAGTTACATCAACAGGAGCTCCCGCAACAAAAGCCCCTACACCATCCAGAGCAAGATCAAGACGCTCATTGCCCAAACCCATCCCCGTCGACACTAGAGATGCGCGGGTCATTGCGGCCGAGGCGCAAATGAAGGAATATCGCGCGGCGAAAACGACCGAGCTCAAAACGGCCGTGCCGTGCCTCCGGGCGTACTACATGTGGCATCGAAACGAGGACCTCTGTCCTGGCGATATCGCAGCGCTCCTGCGCGATCCGCCGCTTCTGACCAGCACTGTTGCGCATTATGTTCTTGACGCTATAAAGGCCGAGAATCTGCCTTATCCCGTACTTAGATTACACAAAGAGGTGATTCCTCATGTTGACTTGAGCAGGTCATATTGGTCCAAGCATACTTCATTGGTCCAAGAATGTACAAAACTAGCAGACCAGATGAAGGCGGATATGGAGAAAGCAAATGAGACACACGAATGA
- a CDS encoding uncharacterized protein (CAZy:GT3), with amino-acid sequence MADGHPQRDIKNHLLFEIATEVAHRVGGIYSVLKSKAPVTTAEYGDRYTLIGPLNHQSAAVEVEEMEPTNKELAATMQTMKDRGIGMLYGRWLIEGAPRVLLIDTKTAYNFVNEWKSDLWSVASIPSPPDDDETNEAVVFGYLVAWFLGEFVCHEKEKAVIAHFHEWLAGVALPLTKKRRIDVTTIFTTHATLLGRYLCAGSVDFYNNLQFFDVDAEAGKRGIYHRYCIERAAAHSCDVFTTVSHITAFESEHLLKRKPDGVLPNGLNVTKFSAVHEFQNLHQQAKEKIHDFVRGHFYGHYDFEPENTLYFFTAGRYEFRNKGVDMFIESLARLNHRLKDAGSKMTVVAFIIMPAQTTSLTVEALKGQAVIKSLKDTTNIIEQAIGRRIFERSLKWHEGDPMPDEKELISGQDRVLLRRRLFAMKRHGLPPIVTHNMLNDSEDPVLNQIRRVHLFNHPSDRVKVVFHPEFLNSANPVLPLDYDDFVRGCHMGVFPSYYEPWGYTPAECTVMGVPSITTNLSGFGCYMEELIENSSDYGIYIVDRRMKGVEDSVNQLSQFMFEYCNKSRRQRINQRNRTERLSDLLDWKRMGMEYIKARQLALRRAYPNSFDGDEEEEEVEDFIRGPDQKISRPFSVPGSPRDRTGMMTPGDFASLQEGREGLSTEDYVAWKLPEEEDPEEYPFSLTLRAKQPSGVDPETQATLNGES; translated from the exons ATGGCCGACGGACACCCGCAACGCGACATCAAGAACCACCTTCTCTTTGAGATTGCTACGGAAGTAGCTCATCGAG TCGGTGGTATCTACTCTGTGCTCAAATCCAAGGCTCCGGTTACCACGGCTGAATATGGCGATCGATACACGCTTATCGGTCCACTCAACCACCAATCG GCCGCAGTCGAGGTCGAAGAGATGGAGCCCACCAATAAGGAGCTGGCCGCCACCATGCAGACCATGAAGGATCGGGGAATTGGCATGTTGTACGGCCGCTGGCTGATTGAGGGCGCCCCCAGGGTTCTCTTGATTGATACCAAGACAGCCTACAACTTTGTCAACGAGTGGAAGTCCGACCTCTGGTCTGTGGCCAGCATCCCGTCCCCACCTGACGACGATGAAACCAATGAGGCTGTGGTGTTTGGATACTTGGTGGCGTGGTTTCTTGGAGAG TTTGTATGCcacgaaaaggaaaaggctgTCATTGCCCATTTCCACgagtggctggctggcgttgCTCTACCCCTTACCAAGAAGAGACGGATTGATGTTACGACCATCTTCACGACCCATGCCACTCTCCTAGGACGGTATCTCTGTGCCGGCTCTGTTGATTTCTACAACAACCTGCAGTTCTTTGATGTCGATGCCGAGGCTGGAAAGCGTGGTATCTACCACCGGTATTGCATTGaacgtgctgctgctcattcTTGCGACGTCTTCACAACTGTCTCCCACATCACTGCTTTTGAGTCAGAGCATCTCTTGAAGAGAAAGCCTGATGGTGTGCTGCCCAACGGCCTCAACGTTACCAAGTTCTCGGCAGTTCATGAGTTCCAAAATTTGCACCAgcaggccaaggagaagatcCACGACTTTGTCAGAGGTCACTTCTACGGCCACTATGACTTTGAACCAGAGAACACGTTGTATTTCTTCACTGCTGGGCGCTACGAATTCCGGAATAAGGGTGTCGACATGTTCATCGAGTCTCTTGCGCGACTTAACCACCGGCTCAAGGATGCGGGCAGCAAGATGACTGTCGTggccttcatcatcatgccCGCTCAGACTACATCACTGACTGTGGAGGCTCTCAAGGGCCAGGCCGTTATCAAATCCCTAAAGGACACTACCAACATCATTGAGCAAGCCATCGGTCGCCGCATCTTTGAGCGGTCTCTCAAGTGGCACGAGGGCGACCCAATGCCAGATGAGAAGGAGCTCATTTCCGGCCAGGATCGCGTTCTCTTGCGTCGACGTCTGTTTGCCATGAAGCGTCATGGGCTTCCCCCTATTGTTACCCACAACATGCTCAACGACAGCGAAGACCCCGTCTTGAACCAAATTCGCCGGGTGCATCTATTCAACCACCCATCAGACCGTGTCAAGGTTGTGTTCCACCCAGAGTTCCTCAACTCGGCCAACCCCGTGCTGCCATTGGATTACGATGACTTTGTGCGCGGATGCCACATGGGCGTCTTCCCTTCATACTATGAGCCATGGGGCTACACTCCTGCCGAGTGTACGGTCATGGGCGTTCCgagcatcaccaccaaccTTTCTGGCTTTGGATGTTACATGGAGGAGCTCATCGAAAACTCCAGCGACTACGGTATCTACATTGTAGACCGAAGAATGAAGGGGGTTGAAGATTCCGTCAACCAGCTGAGTCAATTCATGTTTGAATACTGCAACAAGAGCCGACGTCAGCGCATCAACCAGAGAAACCGTACTGAGCGACTCAGCGACTTGCTTGACTGGAAGCGCATGGGCATGGAGTATATCAAGGCCCGACAGCTTGCTCTTCGACGGGCATACCCCAACTCGTTTGACggagacgaggaggaagaggaggttGAGGATTTCATCCGTGGACCGGACCAGAAGATCTCGAGGCCGTTCTCTGTCCCTGGCTCGCCTCGCGATCGCACTGGCATGATGACTCCTGGAGACTTTGCCAGTCTGCAAGAGGGCCGAGAGGGCTTGAGCACGGAGGACTATGTCGCCTGGAAATTGCC TGAGGAGGAGGACCCCGAAGAGTATCCCTTCTCTTTGACTCTCCGAGCAAAGCAACCCAGTGGCGTGGACCCTGAAACCCAAGCCACCCTGAACGGTGAAAGCTGA
- a CDS encoding uncharacterized protein (MEROPS:MER0002605~TransMembrane:2 (i235-252o352-371i)) has product MSRYLRQSSQLAKLARFSTSVSLQRTQRLVASSRTAPLKALSAHNGILPRYYSSKTPHPDENKSSDSGKPINHNEAKPETEGGPGSQKVPLPPLPEGWIRLTKEEISQLQAFQEMLPEGQRQTLKDILVGLQHTGAPAEIRDLLQKMRQGPGNLSIIDKGRLMRCVFVMAERVAEWEIEQQQQGKRGMFDQNTNEMNEHNYGEKKEGAAQSHKASSDSHSNEQGSDPKKPERNSWMDALQTGLVLGITLWAIESFSRPFSEKEITWQELRKAFLDKGLVQKLVVVNGSQVRVELHPDAVQSTSDGSGARRTYIFSIGSVESFEKKLEEAQDQLGIPPSERIPVSYEAGGSTVGNLVLAFGPTLLFIGLILWTQRSMSGRAGGAGGMFNFGKSKAKKFNAESAVKVKFSDVAGLEEAKVEIMEFVSFLKQPEKFEKLGAKIPRGAILSGPPGTGKTLLAKATAGESGVPFFSVSGSEFVEMFVGVGPSRVRDLFAEGRKNAPCIIFIDEIDAIGRARQESGRGFGGNDEREATLNQILTEMDGFNTREQVVVLAGTNRADVLDKALMRPGRFDRHIYIDRPTMKGRQEIFQVYLKKIVTKEDHEHLIGRLATLTPGFSGADISNVVNEAALIAARENADDVKMIHFERAIERVIGGLERKSLVLRPEEKKTVAYHEAGHAICGWFLRHADPLLKVSIIPRGQGALGYAQYLPQDAYLMNTNQLMDRMAMTMGGRVSEELHFSTVTTGASDDFKKVSQMARSMVTQWGMSDKVGPVHFENDPNRMVKPFAEATAQQIDQEVHRIVEEAYARCRTLLVEKKEQVGLIAEELLKKEVLSRDDMVRILGKRPFDDNEDFEKFFGGGKEASAPPPFPTETDTPKEDPPVGTPAPAFRDISDDGSGVKR; this is encoded by the exons ATGTCACGATATCTTCGCCAGTCGAGCCAGCTCGCCAAGCTGGCGAGATTCTCGACCAGCGTTAGCTTACAGAGGACACAAAGACTTGTCGCCAGCTCCAGGACAGCTCCTCTGAAAGCATTGTCTGCGCACAACGGCATCCTCCCGCGATACTACTCCTCCAAAACCCCGCATCCCGATGAGAATAAAAGCTCCGACTCTGGAAAGCCAATCAACCACAATGAAGCAAAGCCAGAGACGGAGGGCGGACCGGGATCGCAAAAGGTGCCCCTGCCACCTCTGCCGGAGGGCTGGATTCGCCTGACCAAGGAAGAGATATCGCAGCTGCAGGCGTTTCAAGAAATGCTCCCCGAAGGCCAGAGGCAGACATTGAAGGACATTTTGGTGGGGCTTCAGCACACCGGTGCACCGGCCGAGATACGAGATctgctgcagaagatgcGCCAAGGACCTGGCAACTTGTCAATAATTGACAAGGGCCGGCTGATGCGATGCGTCTTCGTCATGGCTGAACGAGTAGCGGAATGGGAAATcgaacagcagcaacaaggaAAGAGGGGCATGTTTGACCAGAACACCAATGAAATGAACGAGCACAACtacggagagaagaaagaaggtgCAGCCCAATCACACAAGGCTTCCAGCGATTCACATTCCAACGAGCAAGGATCAGACCCTAAGAAGCCCGAAAGGAACTCGTGGATGGATGCTCTCCAGACTGGTCTCGTCCTGGGTATCACGCTTTGGGCAATTGAGTCATTCAGCAGGCCCTTCTCTGAGAAAGAAATCACCTGGCAGGAGCTACGAAAGGCCTTCTTGGACAAGGGTCTTGTACAGAAACTTGTGGTCGTCAATGGATCACAAGTGCGCGTGGAACTGCACCCTGATGCTGTTCAGTCAACATCCGATGGTTCTGGCGCCAGGAGAACGTACATCTTCTCGATTGGATCCGTTGAGTcttttgagaagaagcttgaagAAGCACAGGATCAACTGGGCATTCCTCCGTCCGAGAGAATACCTGTCAGCTACGAAGCGGGTGGCAGCACTGTTGGCAACCTAGTTCTGGCATTCGGACCAACGCTCCTATTCATCGGTTTGATTTTGTGGACACAGCGGTCCATGAGCGGACGGGcaggcggcgctggaggcATGTTCAACTTTGGAAAAAGCAAGGCCAAAAAGTTCAACGCCGAGAGCGCAGTCAAGGTCAAGTTCAGTGATGTTGCTGGTCTAGAGGAAGCCAAGGTGGAGATTATGGAATTCGTTAGCTTCTTGAAGCAGCCCGAAAAGTTTGAGAAGCTGGGTGCCAAGATTCCTCGAGGCGCCATTCTCTCTGGTCCCCCGGGAACAGGAAAGACTCTTCTCGCCAAGGCTACTGCTGGAGAGTCTGGCGTCCCTTTCTTTAGCGTAAGCGGTTCTGAGTTTGTGGAGATGTTTGTTGGCGTGGGTCCTTCTCGAGTACGAGACCTGTTTGCCGAAGGCCGAAAGAACGCGCCttgcatcatcttcattgacgAAATCGATGCCATCGGCCGTGCTCGACAGGAAAGCGGTCGTGGATTCGGCGGAAATGATGAACGCGAGGCTACCCTTAACCAGATTCTTACAGAAATGGACGGATTCAACACTCGAGAACAGGTCGTTGTCTTGGCCGGTACCAATCGTGCTGATGTCTTGGATAAGGCGCTGATGCGTCCCGGCCGCTTTGACAGGCACATCTACATTGACCGACCTACCATGAAAGGACGACAAGAAATCTTCCAAGTATAtctcaagaagattgtcacCAAGGAAGATCATGAACATCTCATTGGCCGACTTGCTACCTTGACCCCTGGCTTCTCTGGTGCGGATATCTCCAACGTTGTGAACGAAGCAGCTCTAATTG CCGCGCGAGAGAACGCAGACGACGTCAAGATGATACATTTCGAACGTGCAATTGAGCGAGTCATCGGAGGCTTGGAACGCAAGTCACTCGTACTCAGGccggaagagaagaagaccgTGGCCTATCACGAAGCTGGACACGCCATCTGTGGCTGGTTCCTAAGGCACGCCGACCCCCTCCTCAAGGTCTCAATCATTCCCCGCGGCCAGGGCGCTCTAGGCTATGCGCAATACCTACCTCAGGATGCTTACCTGATGAACACCAACCAGCTCATGGACCGAATGGCCATGACCATGGGAGGGCGTGTGTCTGAAGAGCTGCATTTCTCCACGGTAACGACCGGTGCTAGTGATGACTTCAAGAAGGTTTCCCAAATGGCACGCAGCATGGTCACTCAATGGGGTATGTCGGACAAGGTGGGACCAGTGCACTTTGAGAACGACCCGAACCGCATGGTCAAGCCGTTTGCCGAGGCTACGGCTCAGCAAATTGACCAAGAGGTGCACCGGATAGTAGAAGAAGCTTACGCTCGATGCCGAACTTTGctggtggagaagaaggagcaaGTCGGGCTAATTGCTGAGGAGCTGCTGAAAAAGGAGGTTCTCTCTCGCGATGACATGGTACGAATTCTGGGCAAGCGACCATTCGACGACAATGAAGACTTTGAGAAGTTCTTTGGAGGAGGCAAGGAGGCGAGCGCTCCGCCGCCTTTCCCTACTGAGACAGACACGCCCAAGGAGGACCCGCCCGTGGGCACGCCTGCTCCTGCGTTTCGCGATATTTCAGATGACGGATCGGGCGTCAAGAGGTGA